The following are encoded in a window of Vicinamibacterales bacterium genomic DNA:
- a CDS encoding TonB C-terminal domain-containing protein: MDAVTEILIDRSHQADRLSQLVVVSLLAHALLLGAVAVSGRLWPDSGPARDEHVMTISLAGGEGPIQGHNPASAKPVQQAAPDTAKPKEQAPPMLTRPEMVEPVPAKRPEPKSVTTPEPRKETPQLHSRTPTQGPEVRQGTARTETGQTTPIPFGGLATGGNGVGGVRTDTSDFCCPDYLTTMQRLVYANWRPNQGTPGKNSFRFVVQRDGTITDIKADQSAGAFLDLASQRALEQTRRLPPLPAPYRGDRLTVILDFTYR; encoded by the coding sequence GTGGATGCCGTCACGGAAATCCTGATCGATCGTTCGCACCAGGCCGATCGCCTGTCGCAGCTGGTTGTCGTGTCGCTGCTTGCGCACGCGCTGCTCCTCGGCGCGGTCGCGGTGTCGGGCCGTCTCTGGCCCGACTCGGGTCCGGCGAGGGACGAGCACGTGATGACGATCTCGCTCGCCGGCGGCGAAGGGCCGATTCAGGGGCACAATCCCGCGTCCGCCAAACCGGTGCAGCAGGCCGCGCCGGACACGGCCAAGCCGAAGGAACAGGCGCCGCCCATGCTCACCCGGCCCGAGATGGTCGAACCCGTTCCGGCGAAACGCCCCGAGCCCAAGTCGGTGACCACGCCGGAACCGCGGAAAGAGACGCCGCAACTGCATAGCCGCACGCCGACGCAGGGGCCGGAGGTCCGTCAGGGGACGGCCCGGACCGAGACCGGTCAGACGACGCCGATCCCGTTTGGCGGACTGGCCACCGGGGGCAACGGCGTCGGCGGCGTGCGCACCGACACCTCCGACTTCTGCTGCCCCGACTACCTGACCACGATGCAGCGCCTGGTGTATGCGAACTGGCGGCCGAACCAGGGCACGCCCGGCAAGAATTCCTTTCGATTCGTCGTGCAGCGCGACGGTACGATCACCGATATCAAGGCCGATCAGAGCGCCGGCGCGTTCCTTGATCTGGCCTCGCAGCGCGCGCTCGAACAGACGCGGCGGCTGCCGCCGCTGCCGGCGCCGTATCGCGGCGATCGGTTGACGGTGATCCTCGACTTCACGTATCGATAA
- a CDS encoding single-stranded DNA-binding protein, which produces MGSVNKVILVGNLGRDAELRYTPGGAPVATLNLATTEVWNDKTSGQKQEKTEWHRIVLWGKSAESLSEYLTKGKQIFVEGRLQTRKWQDKDGHEKYTTEIRADRITLLGGGGGGAGAGAGAGGARQPQRASGAPGGDHEPMGEPIADLSDDDIPF; this is translated from the coding sequence ATGGGAAGCGTGAATAAAGTGATCCTGGTCGGCAATCTCGGGCGCGACGCGGAGCTGCGGTACACGCCCGGCGGCGCGCCGGTTGCGACCCTGAACCTGGCGACCACCGAAGTCTGGAACGACAAGACGTCGGGCCAGAAGCAGGAAAAAACCGAGTGGCATCGGATCGTCCTGTGGGGAAAGTCCGCCGAATCGCTGTCCGAGTACCTGACCAAGGGCAAGCAGATCTTCGTCGAAGGACGGCTGCAGACCCGCAAGTGGCAGGACAAAGACGGCCACGAAAAATACACGACCGAAATCCGAGCCGACCGGATCACGCTCCTCGGCGGGGGCGGTGGGGGCGCCGGAGCCGGAGCCGGGGCCGGAGGCGCCCGCCAGCCGCAGCGTGCATCGGGTGCGCCCGGTGGCGATCACGAGCCGATGGGCGAGCCGATCGCCGACCTGTCCGACGACGACATCCCGTTCTAG
- a CDS encoding ExbD/TolR family protein — protein MPKVQSIPNAPSAGRGRRGRSVRVSTALAEINVVPLVDVMLVLLIIFMVAAPMMTQGMQVNLPQARKASNPTIQKPLYVTIPADFGRNNKVQIADEAPFSADVLAERMRQALLTRDDKSVFIRADQGVTMQQFMSVTDKLKDAGVEKVAIATRSAGSKQ, from the coding sequence GTGCCGAAAGTACAGTCGATTCCCAATGCGCCGTCAGCCGGACGCGGTCGTCGCGGGCGGAGCGTCCGCGTGTCGACGGCGCTCGCCGAGATCAACGTCGTGCCGCTGGTCGACGTGATGCTCGTGCTGCTCATCATCTTCATGGTGGCGGCGCCGATGATGACGCAGGGCATGCAGGTCAACCTGCCGCAGGCGCGCAAGGCGAGCAACCCGACGATCCAGAAGCCGCTCTACGTCACGATTCCCGCCGACTTCGGCCGGAACAACAAAGTGCAGATCGCCGACGAGGCGCCGTTCAGCGCCGACGTCCTGGCCGAGCGGATGCGCCAGGCGCTCCTCACCCGCGACGACAAGTCGGTGTTCATTCGCGCCGACCAGGGGGTGACCATGCAGCAGTTCATGAGCGTCACCGACAAGCTCAAGGACGCCGGCGTTGAGAAGGTCGCGATTGCCACGCGGAGCGCGGGGAGTAAGCAGTAG
- a CDS encoding MotA/TolQ/ExbB proton channel family protein — protein MLTFGYVALALQAQGQPGSGTGGIDFVRLIVDADWLAKSVLLLLLLFSAVSWAIVLAKTQQFNRAARQSETFLQVFRKSTKFSEVQSICPSVPASPLVGIFQAGYAELNLQLRRETPPREGEVRPPGAAPRPTLKSLESVDRALLRATTVEVAKLEKRVPFLATTASITPFIGLFGTVIGIMVAFSRIGAEGSTSLAVVAPGIASALIATAAGLFAAVPAVYFYNAFTGRVKDFASQMDDFALEFLNISERNFT, from the coding sequence TTGCTCACGTTTGGCTACGTCGCCCTTGCGCTCCAGGCGCAGGGGCAGCCGGGTTCTGGGACCGGCGGAATCGATTTCGTCCGCCTCATCGTCGACGCCGACTGGCTGGCGAAGAGCGTCCTCCTGCTCCTGCTTCTGTTCTCCGCTGTCTCCTGGGCGATCGTGCTGGCAAAGACGCAGCAGTTCAACCGCGCGGCGCGCCAGTCCGAGACGTTCCTGCAGGTCTTCCGCAAGAGCACCAAGTTCTCCGAGGTGCAGTCGATCTGTCCGAGCGTGCCGGCCAGTCCGCTGGTCGGCATCTTCCAGGCGGGCTATGCCGAACTGAATCTGCAGCTGCGCCGCGAGACGCCGCCGCGCGAGGGAGAAGTCAGACCGCCGGGCGCCGCGCCGCGTCCAACCTTGAAGAGCCTCGAGAGCGTCGACCGGGCATTGCTGCGCGCAACGACCGTCGAGGTCGCCAAGCTCGAGAAGCGCGTACCGTTTCTGGCGACGACGGCAAGCATCACCCCGTTCATCGGACTGTTCGGCACGGTCATCGGCATCATGGTCGCGTTCTCGCGGATCGGCGCCGAGGGATCGACGAGTCTCGCGGTCGTCGCGCCGGGCATCGCGTCGGCGCTGATCGCGACGGCGGCGGGGCTGTTCGCGGCGGTGCCGGCGGTGTACTTCTACAACGCGTTCACCGGTCGGGTGAAGGATTTTGCGTCGCAGATGGATGACTTCGCGCTGGAGTTCTTGAATATCTCGGAGCGCAATTTCACGTAA
- a CDS encoding DPP IV N-terminal domain-containing protein, translating to MTKTFITCAAFASLASLAAPVQQAPAVPPPGAQEPNQTVRLGVEGGGPPKLAIAPFVAMSQDAETVAAAKTIGDVLFDDIDYEREFYLIKKDMVATAGPVTSIDNVNLAPWKELTPDGLVVGSVRKDGTGAVVQVKLIQVSTGRMLFGKEYSGPIANPRRYAHTISDELHKQQVGIDGVARTRLTFSSDRDKERAKSGVANRDVQEIYIADYDGANPRRVTNTTTLNITPVWSPDSQAIAYTSYRPSGEFGTYQDIIVSYIQTGERATPAAGSPQRQNYLPIYSPDGSRIAFTTNRDGNPEIYVMNRDGSNLRRMTNNPAIDVTPTWSPSGDQLAWVSDRTGAPHIYVMNADGTGVRQLISEYCDRPTWSSGQFNEIAYAARTGPGYDVKVYNVATGETKKLTDGIGSNESPAFSPNGRHIAFTSTRNGKIQIYTIDRTGENLRQITREGNNKFPNWSR from the coding sequence ATGACCAAGACTTTCATCACGTGCGCCGCGTTCGCCTCGCTGGCGAGCCTGGCGGCGCCCGTTCAGCAGGCGCCGGCGGTCCCGCCGCCTGGCGCACAGGAGCCGAACCAGACCGTCCGCCTCGGCGTCGAAGGGGGCGGTCCGCCGAAACTGGCAATCGCCCCGTTCGTGGCGATGTCGCAGGACGCCGAAACCGTCGCCGCCGCGAAGACGATCGGCGACGTGCTCTTCGACGACATCGACTACGAGCGCGAGTTCTATCTGATCAAGAAGGACATGGTCGCCACGGCCGGACCGGTGACGTCGATCGACAACGTCAATCTCGCGCCGTGGAAGGAGCTCACGCCGGACGGCCTCGTGGTCGGCAGCGTCCGCAAGGACGGCACCGGCGCCGTCGTCCAGGTGAAGCTGATCCAGGTCTCGACGGGGCGGATGCTCTTCGGCAAGGAGTACAGCGGCCCCATCGCCAACCCGCGCCGCTACGCACACACGATTTCCGACGAGCTGCACAAGCAGCAGGTCGGCATCGACGGCGTCGCGCGGACGCGACTCACCTTTTCGTCCGACCGCGACAAGGAGCGTGCGAAGTCTGGCGTCGCCAACCGCGACGTGCAGGAGATCTACATCGCCGACTACGACGGCGCCAATCCCCGCCGGGTGACGAACACGACGACCCTGAACATCACGCCGGTCTGGTCGCCAGACAGCCAGGCGATCGCCTACACCAGCTATCGCCCGTCGGGAGAATTCGGGACCTATCAGGACATCATCGTCTCCTACATCCAGACCGGCGAGCGGGCAACGCCGGCCGCCGGCAGCCCGCAGCGCCAGAACTACCTGCCGATTTATTCGCCCGACGGATCGCGGATCGCGTTCACGACCAACCGCGACGGCAACCCCGAAATCTACGTGATGAACCGCGACGGCAGCAACCTGCGCCGGATGACCAATAATCCCGCCATCGACGTGACGCCGACCTGGTCGCCGAGCGGCGATCAGCTGGCGTGGGTGTCAGATCGCACCGGCGCGCCGCACATCTACGTCATGAACGCGGACGGCACCGGCGTGCGTCAGCTGATCAGCGAGTATTGCGACCGGCCGACCTGGTCGTCGGGACAGTTCAACGAGATCGCCTACGCGGCGCGGACCGGGCCCGGCTACGACGTCAAGGTCTACAACGTCGCGACCGGCGAGACGAAGAAGCTGACCGACGGCATCGGTAGCAACGAGAGCCCGGCGTTCTCCCCCAACGGACGGCACATCGCGTTCACGTCGACGCGAAACGGTAAGATCCAGATCTACACGATCGATCGTACGGGCGAGAACCTGAGGCAGATCACGCGCGAGGGCAACAACAAGTTCCCGAACTGGAGCCGGTAG
- the pal gene encoding peptidoglycan-associated lipoprotein Pal, which yields MTNKRTAAIVVLALAVFAGACHNPKPPVARPLPPSTSGSTAAPPAQPEPPRPTADTTPVPKEPPISEDPIGGADLDTINKNSPFQPVFYLLDSYDVDAAGQQALTANATILKKYPSWVITIEGHCDERGTAEYNLALGEKRALSAKTYLVSLGIPADRLRTVSYGKEFPFDPGHDENAWLKNRRAHFVVTSK from the coding sequence ATGACCAACAAGCGCACTGCCGCCATCGTCGTGCTGGCGCTGGCCGTGTTTGCCGGCGCCTGCCACAACCCCAAGCCTCCGGTGGCGCGGCCGCTGCCGCCCTCGACATCGGGCTCGACGGCGGCGCCGCCGGCGCAGCCAGAACCGCCGCGGCCGACCGCCGACACCACGCCAGTTCCCAAGGAGCCGCCGATCTCGGAGGATCCCATCGGCGGCGCCGATCTCGACACGATCAACAAGAACTCGCCGTTCCAGCCGGTGTTCTACCTGCTCGACAGCTACGACGTCGATGCCGCCGGCCAGCAGGCGCTCACCGCCAACGCGACGATCCTGAAGAAGTACCCCAGCTGGGTCATCACGATCGAAGGCCACTGCGACGAGCGCGGCACAGCCGAGTACAATCTGGCGCTCGGCGAGAAGCGGGCCTTGTCGGCCAAGACCTATCTGGTGTCGCTGGGCATTCCGGCGGATCGCCTGCGGACAGTCAGCTACGGCAAGGAATTCCCCTTCGACCCTGGACATGACGAGAACGCCTGGTTGAAGAACCGCCGCGCCCACTTCGTTGTGACGAGCAAGTAG
- a CDS encoding tetratricopeptide repeat protein codes for MKKTTLLLLAGVMLMPRPASAGPSKEYLQLLAEMRMLEEQNAQMQQLFGSLQDALKAVSAKLDDQVSSNRKATADQTLAITNMGDTVRVLREKADDTNVRISTVSQEIQALRQALASQPPQGASSTQLPLSGTAPGAGDTTGASMPSAVAATPVPIGISPQRAFDSAFDDFSSGRYDTAIQGFQLFIQTFPTLPQAAIAQFNIGASYYNQGKWNEARDAFTQVTQKYPQDAETNAQAYFKLGQTYEQLKQPDLAKKAYETVAQKFPTSFQAAQANQALLRLNRK; via the coding sequence ATGAAGAAGACCACCCTGCTGCTATTGGCCGGCGTGATGCTGATGCCGCGCCCCGCGTCGGCCGGCCCGAGCAAGGAATACCTGCAGCTGCTTGCGGAAATGCGCATGCTCGAGGAGCAGAATGCGCAGATGCAGCAGCTCTTCGGATCGCTGCAGGATGCGCTCAAGGCGGTCTCGGCCAAGCTGGATGATCAGGTCTCGTCGAACCGCAAGGCGACGGCCGATCAGACGCTGGCCATTACCAACATGGGCGATACGGTGCGCGTGCTGCGCGAGAAGGCCGACGACACCAACGTCCGGATCTCGACGGTGTCGCAGGAAATCCAGGCGCTGCGCCAGGCGCTCGCCTCGCAACCGCCGCAGGGTGCCTCCTCGACCCAGCTGCCGCTGTCAGGAACAGCTCCCGGCGCCGGCGACACGACCGGCGCGTCGATGCCATCAGCCGTGGCCGCCACGCCGGTGCCGATCGGGATTTCACCGCAGCGCGCCTTCGATTCGGCGTTCGACGATTTCTCGTCGGGCCGCTACGACACCGCGATCCAGGGATTCCAGCTGTTCATCCAGACGTTCCCGACGCTGCCGCAGGCCGCGATCGCGCAGTTCAACATCGGCGCGTCGTACTACAACCAGGGGAAGTGGAACGAAGCACGCGACGCCTTCACGCAGGTGACGCAGAAGTACCCGCAGGATGCCGAGACCAACGCGCAGGCCTATTTCAAGCTCGGGCAGACCTACGAACAGTTGAAGCAGCCCGACCTGGCCAAGAAGGCGTACGAGACAGTCGCCCAGAAGTTTCCGACCAGCTTCCAGGCAGCGCAGGCAAACCAGGCGCTGCTCCGGCTGAACCGGAAGTAG